One Melospiza georgiana isolate bMelGeo1 chromosome 12, bMelGeo1.pri, whole genome shotgun sequence genomic window carries:
- the LOC131088532 gene encoding ubiquitin carboxyl-terminal hydrolase 12-like: MEALVTVRRLAAVCTMGANASALEKEIGPEQFPVNEHYFGLVNFGNTCYCNSVLQALYFCRPFREKVLAYKVQPRKKESLLTCLSDLFNSIATQKKKVGVIPPKKFISRLRKENELFDNYMQQDAHEFLNYLLNTIADLLQEEKKQEKQNGKLQNGSIESEEGDKADLTWVHEIFQGTLTNETRCLNCEAVSSKDEDFLDLSVDVEQNTSITHCLRGFSNTETLCSEYKYYCEQCRSKQEAQKRMRVKKLPMILALHLKRFKYMDQLHRYTKLSYRVVFPLELRLFNTSGDATNPDRMYDLVAVVVHCGSGPNRGHYITIVKSHGFWLLFDDDIVEKIDAQAIEEFYGLTSDISKNSESGYILFYQSRD; the protein is encoded by the exons GGCGCCAATGCCTCTGCTTTGGAGAAAGAGATTGGTCCAGAGCAGTTCCCTGTGAATGAGCATTATTTTGGCTTGGTCAAT TTCGGCAATACCTGCTACTGCAACTCCGTCTTGCAGGCCCTGTATTTCTGTCGGCCCTTTCGGGAAAAGGTTTTGGCCTACAAGGTGCAGCCTCGAAAGAAGGAAAGCCTCCTGACCTGCCTCTCTGATCTCTTCAACAGTATTGCCACACAAAAGAAGAAGGTGGGAGTCATCCCACCCAAGAAATTTATTTCCCGCTTGAGGAAGGAAAATG AATTATTTGATAATTACATGCAGCAGGATGCACACGAATTCCTGAACTACCTACTGAACACTATTGCTGACTTGCTGCAAGAGGAGaagaagcaggagaagcagaatgggaaGCTCCAGAATGGCAGCATTGAGAGTGAAGAAGGAGACAAGGCTGATCTGACGTGGGTCCATGAAATCTTCCAAGGAACACTAACCAATGAAACCAGATGTCTTAACTGTGAGGCT gtTAGTAGCAAAGATGAGGACTTTCTGGACCTCTCGGTTGATGTGGAACAAAATACATCAATTACACATTGTCTAAG GGGATTTAGTAACACTGAAACTCTATGCAGTGAATACAAATACTATTGTGAGCAGTGCCGAAGCAAACAGGAGGCACAGAAGAG AATGAGGGTGAAGAAGCTGCCCATGATCCTGGCTCTGCACTTGAAGAGGTTCAAGTACATGGACCAGCTGCACCGCTACACCAAGCTGTCCTACAGGGTGGTGTTCCCCCTGGAGCTGAGGCTCTTCAACACCTCGGGGGATGCCACCAACCCTGACAGGATGTACGACCTGGTGGCCGTGGTGGTGCACTGTGGCAG tggCCCCAACCGTGGGCACTACATCACCATCGTGAAGAGCCACGGCTTCTGGCTGCTCTTTGATGATGACATTGTAGAG AAAATTGACGCCCAGGCCATTGAAGAATTCTATGGGTTAACATCAGACATTTCCAAAAACTCTGAGTCTGGATATATCCTCTTCTACCAGTCCAGGGACTGA